The sequence below is a genomic window from Lolium perenne isolate Kyuss_39 chromosome 4, Kyuss_2.0, whole genome shotgun sequence.
ATACATATCGCTTAGGCTTTTTTCTAAGAAAATCGAGAAATTCTTCCCTTCAATCTGAGACAGATCAAAAACAAGTTAAAAGTGGTTTTTCATTCATTTAGTCATGATATAAGTCCATGCAAATTTGCACAATTTTGGGCTCTGTGCATAATGCATTTTGTAAATGTCTGCATACACGTTTTCAATACGTACATACAGTATACATTTACCTTGAGATCAAGGACTGATAGGTTCAGCTGTGATGTTGGCTGATGGGATGCATGCAGTGCGAGAAGGAGCCGCCAAAACCATTGTACGGTGGCGGCATCCTGACCAGTGCTGAGGCGCCGGCCACTGTGTCGGCTGGTGGCAAGAAGCTCCTAATGGCAAAGAGCAAGAGCGCCCCAGCAAAGGGCTCCACACTCAAGGTCGAGCTCGAAAAGGATACTCACTATGCCCTCTCTGGTAATCGATTTCTCCATCATGTTTGATCATGCAGCAGGAATCAAGTTGGTCAATTGACTTGAGGATGCCAAGCTAGGTGTTGCTGCTACTAACCAAACATTTATGCTTGACGTCAGCTTGGCTGCAGCTTTCCAAGAGCACCGGTGACGTGAGGGCCATCCTGGTGACACCCGACGGTAACTTCAACACCGCAGGCATGATAGTGGTCCAGTCCGGCTGCTGGACCATGCTCAAGGGTGGCGCCACCTCTGTCGCTGCAGGCAAGGGTGAGCTCTTCTTTGAGGTATGTAATGTAGCTAGTTAGATAACCACGCATGATGCATCAACGAGACTGCATCACAGCATGTGGATGTGTAACACTATACTGAGTACTGTACACACAACAATGCAGACCAACGTAACCGCAGAGTTGATGGTGGATAGCATGGCGCTGCAGCCCTTCAGCTTCGAAGAATGGCAGTCTCATCGCGATGAATCTATTGCCAAGGTTGACAATTCCCATTTGATTTACATACAACTGACACTAGCTAAACTAATTAATGTTAGAGAAACATAAATACACTACGGCTCCGCAACTGACTCTGAAATGAATGCAGGAGCGCAAGAAGAAAGTAAAGATCACCGTCCACGACTCCGACGGCAATGTGCTGCCGGACGCAGAGCTGTCCCTGGAGCGGGTGGCCAAGGGTTTCCCCCTTGGCAACGCAATGACGAAGGAGATCTTGGACATCCCAGAGTATGAGAAGTGGTTCACATCACGGTTCACGGTGGCAACGATGGAAAACGAGATGAAGTGGTACAGCACAGAATACGACCAGAATCAAGAGTTGTACGAGATCCCGGACAAGATGTTGGCTCTGGCAGAAAAGTACAACATCTCGGTGCGTGGGCACAACGTGTTCTGGGACGACCAGAGCAAACAGATGGATTGGGTGAGCAAGCTGAGCGTGCCACAGCTCAAGAAGGCGATGGCGAAACGGCTGAAGAATGTGGTGTCTCGCTATGCCGGTAAGCTCATCCACTGGGACGTGCTCAATGAGAACCTCCACTACAGCTTCTTCGAGGACAAGCTCGGTAAGGATGCCTCTGCCGAGGTCTTCAAGGAGGTGGCCAAGCTTGACGACAAGCCCATCCTCTTCATGAACGAGTATAACACCATCGAGGAGCCCAACGATGCAGCGCCGCTGCCTACCAAGTACCTTGCCAAGCTCAAGCAGATTCAGTCATACCCGGGCAACAGTAAGCTCAAGTACGGCATCGGCTTGGAGAGCCACTTCGACACCCCCAACATCCCCTATGTGAGGAGCTCACTCGACACCCTTGCGATGGCCAAGGTCCCCATCTGGCTCACTGAGATCGACGTAAAGAAGGGGCCCAAGCAAGTGGAgtacctggaggaggtgatgaggGAGGGGTTTGCGCACCCAGGGGTGAAGGGCATAGTGCTGTGGGGTGCTTGGCATGCTAAAGAGTGCTATGTCATGTGCCTCACGGATAAGAACTTCAAGAACCTTCCTGTTGGGGACATCGTTGACAAGCTCATCGCCGAGTGGAAGGCCGTGCCCAAGGACGCCAAGACCGATGATAAGGGTGTATTCGAGGCTGAGCTCTTCCACGGTGAATACAATGTTACCGTGAAGCACAAGTCACTCAAGGACCCCATTGTGCACACAGTGAATCTTGACTCGAAGTCAGAGGTCACCATCAAGGCTAAGGAGTAACTCACTGACTGGCCTAGCTAGAGGTAACATTTTGCTATGCTTTTCTGCCAATATAGCTTTTATGTTACCTATCTTGTGGTGTTGCAATAAGACATCCATGTCCAGTAAGGTGTTTTAGTGTTGGAGCTTGGCATTGCTCATGTTGCTTGGGGACAGGTAACATTTTTGAGAGGCATATGCAATTATTGATCCACTGATATGGCGCCTGCATTTTGAAAGTGCTCTGTGTAGAATCAATAGAGCGGTAATGAGATTGGTCTGCGCAAGACGATCTCTGGATATAATCAAGTGACTGTACATCTAAATTAGCTTCACTGTGTCATTTGAACATGTCAGTAGTCAGATGTCAACTtgtattgattgaacaacatttcgGTGTTTTACTCTTTTAGAGAAGGAACTAAATTAGAGTTGTAATGAGATTGGTCTGCGCAAGATGATCTCTGGATATAATCAAGTGACTGTACGTCTAAATTAGTTTTACTATGTCATTTGAACATGTCAGTAGTCAGATGTCAACTtgtattgattgaacaacatttcgGTGTTTTATTCTTTTAGAGAAGGAACTAGATGCACACATTTTACTCACAATTCAGAACAGTGGGAGTGGGTAGTATTTTTTTGAAATTCCAGACCAGTGGAAGTAGTACTTTCCTTTGTAAACAACAACAGAAGACATACTCCGTCAACCCTACTGGTCTGTGATCAGATAAATAATACTGAAACGGAAAAGCCGACTGACATAATATTGCAGTTCTCAGTGGGGCTAAGTGTTACCTTCAATTTGATAGCCAACTAAGCTAATCTGAGCTCATATTGTGGCTAAATATCCAAATCATCATCTGGGTCTTCATCCGAGTCAGGTCGCTCATCGTCAGAATCGCGAATGTAATGAATTTCACCTTTTGCGGTTGCAGATTTAGGAGCTTTTGTTTCATCTAGGAGAGCTGTTTTAGTTAAGTCTGAATCTTGCTGAGCCTCTAGGAGAGATCGCCGACCGTCATATATACGAATAGGCTCGCCTTTTCCTGAGATATAAGTGAGAACAAGGGACAATCAGTCACTGATTCATCATCAATGCATCTCAGGAAGTTCAAGTGTGTCACATAAAACTTCTAACCGATATACTAACTTTTGGTAAATAACATGAGATTATGAGAGTAAGAGTACCTTGATGTTCGAAGGGAAGAACAACATTTGCCCTGTCACTTCGTTCCTTATCTGACAGCTCAAGATTGAACTGGACCTGTTGAGCCAACATATCACAATTCATAACCAATGCTTGTTACAGAAACCAAACAAGTAATAAGATAAGTGTGGGCTATAGAAGTTGGGTTGTATCAACTAACCTTAGGCAGCAGACTCTGGTTCACTTGCATACTTAAAGAAGAAAGAAATTTTACATCATACCCCTCCACATGTAACTCTTCATACTGCATAGGCAGATATAGTTGCAACCCAAATTCTTCAGTGTGTGGTATTTAGAATACGTTGAAAGTTTTGAATGCCAAAGAACCAAGAGCCTTACCAGATGTTTTACTCGCCCATTCCTTCGTTTCAGGCGCACA
It includes:
- the LOC127296634 gene encoding endo-1,4-beta-xylanase 4 — translated: MKDCTGKFVLLLFVVLLFEGCLAKSYKSDKSEKSEKSDKSVTYDYSANIECEKEPPKPLYGGGILTSAEAPATVSAGGKKLLMAKSKSAPAKGSTLKVELEKDTHYALSAWLQLSKSTGDVRAILVTPDGNFNTAGMIVVQSGCWTMLKGGATSVAAGKGELFFETNVTAELMVDSMALQPFSFEEWQSHRDESIAKERKKKVKITVHDSDGNVLPDAELSLERVAKGFPLGNAMTKEILDIPEYEKWFTSRFTVATMENEMKWYSTEYDQNQELYEIPDKMLALAEKYNISVRGHNVFWDDQSKQMDWVSKLSVPQLKKAMAKRLKNVVSRYAGKLIHWDVLNENLHYSFFEDKLGKDASAEVFKEVAKLDDKPILFMNEYNTIEEPNDAAPLPTKYLAKLKQIQSYPGNSKLKYGIGLESHFDTPNIPYVRSSLDTLAMAKVPIWLTEIDVKKGPKQVEYLEEVMREGFAHPGVKGIVLWGAWHAKECYVMCLTDKNFKNLPVGDIVDKLIAEWKAVPKDAKTDDKGVFEAELFHGEYNVTVKHKSLKDPIVHTVNLDSKSEVTIKAKE